Genomic segment of Verrucomicrobiia bacterium:
GGCCAGACCGTCATGCCCGCCCGCCCCCCCGCGGATGCCATCGTCCTTTTCGACGGCACAAACCTGTCGCGCTGGCAAAAACCCGTGTACAAAATCGAGGACGGCTGCCTCGTCGCCGTCGGCAATGAGGCGCTCGTCTCCAAAGACACCTTCGGCGACTGCCAGATTCACCTCGAATGGATGGCCCCGCCGCCCGATGGCTTCCCCTGGTACAATCGCGGCAACAACGGCCTCCTCCTCATGGGCCTCTACGAAATCCAGATTTTTGACTCCTTCACCGAAAAAATCTATCCCGACGGCATGGCCGCCGCCATCTACGGACAAACCCCGCCGCGAGTCAACGTCTGCCGCCCGCCCGGCCAATGGCAAACCTACGACATCCTCTTCACCGCCCCGGTCTTTGAAAACGAAAAACTCGTCAAACCCGCCCGAATCACGATGTTTCACAATGGCGTCCTCGTCCACCTGAATGAGGAGATTCACGGCGAGACCGGCCATCGCATCATTCCCCAGTACCGGCAGAAAATCAGCCGCGGCCCCCTCGTCCTGGGCGGCCACGATTGCCCCGTCCGTTTCCGCAATATCTGGGTGCGCCCGCTCTAAGCGCCAGCCCTCGCTTCAAACCCGCGGCAGGCACGCCGGCCCCAGCGGCTCAAATGTCTTATAAGTCAGGATGAACTCCTGATGCCCCAGCCGTTCACTGGC
This window contains:
- a CDS encoding DUF1080 domain-containing protein; translated protein: MKSLILCCVTASLALPALTAAELVKAKDGSGVYGYKDTPVLPWCGFHVHDPDRPNPKRVDPGTAGQTVMPARPPADAIVLFDGTNLSRWQKPVYKIEDGCLVAVGNEALVSKDTFGDCQIHLEWMAPPPDGFPWYNRGNNGLLLMGLYEIQIFDSFTEKIYPDGMAAAIYGQTPPRVNVCRPPGQWQTYDILFTAPVFENEKLVKPARITMFHNGVLVHLNEEIHGETGHRIIPQYRQKISRGPLVLGGHDCPVRFRNIWVRPL